A stretch of the Leishmania donovani BPK282A1 complete genome, chromosome 21 genome encodes the following:
- a CDS encoding RNA helicase, putative, producing the protein MHVCLHPRSLGGGAHTRTPTRHRLSRRYLRTKRTTVARTRRIREQPATALRTPSNVTPSPTTPPALYPFFLPSHLCHLHCAIMSSDLADFDGDDVRTTVVAAQPMGVGMGTHSAVALGGFQDFCLKSELANAIRENGFEHPSEVQHQALPKAMLGADILAQAKSGMGKTAVFVFALLEQVEKVPQGQKPYCQAVVLVHARELAYQIEQEFKRFSKYLPYATTGVFFGGIPEDENVKQLKKEVPAIIVGTPGRMKALIQNKAFDTTHVKWFVVDEFDRCLEDVKMRRDVQEIFMKLPKEKQVMMFSATMTDELRDVAKKFMKDATEIYVDQRAKLTLHGLAQFYMNVTEPEKTRRLAEILDVVEFNQAIIFTSSVERCEALNRQLQQMKFPSQAVHSRMSQEERLRVYESCKANNTRIMVATDLFGRGVDFDRINLVVQYDMASEADSYLHRVGRAGRFGTKGLTIAFITTDEKEIKRENRTYTDGGIMKEVQERFEMKVEELTDINTQLNENQYMNK; encoded by the coding sequence ATGCATGTATGTCTTCATCCCCGGTCCCTTGGTgggggcgcacacacgcgcacgccaacgcgccaccgcctgtCACGTCGTTACCTACGCACGAAAAGAACCACCGTAGCCAGAACGAGAAGAATAAGAGAACAACCAGCAACAGCACTACGAACACCTTCAAACGTTACGCCGTCGCCAACGacccctcccgccctctACCCCTTTTTCCTTCCGTCTCACTTGTGCCATCTTCATTGTGCGATAATGAGCAGCGATCTTGCGGACTtcgacggcgatgatgtCAGGACCACCGTCGTGGCGGCACAGCCGATGGGCGTCGGAATGGGCACccacagcgccgtcgctctCGGTGGCTTCCAGGACTTCTGCCTGAAGAGCGAGCTCGCGAACGCCATCCGCGAGAACGGCTTCGAGCACCCGTCGGAGGTGCAGCACCAGGCGCTGCCTAAGGCGATGCTCGGCGCTGACATTCTCGCCCAGGCGAAGTCGGGTATGGGTAAGACGGCCGTCTTCGTCtttgcgctgctggagcaggtGGAGAAGGTGCCGCAGGGACAGAAGCCGTACTGCCAGGCCGTCGTGCTGGTGCACGCCCGCGAGCTGGCCTACCAGATCGAGCAGGAGTTCAAGCGCTTCAGCAAGTACCTCCCGtacgccaccaccggcgtcTTCTTCGGCGGCATTCCGGAGGACGAGAACGTGAAGCAGCTGAAGAAGGAGGTGCCGGCGATCATCGTCGGCACGCCGGGCCGCATGAAGGCGCTCATCCAGAACAAGGCCTTTGACACGACGCACGTGAAGTGGTTTGTGGTCGATGAGTTCGACCGCTGCCTAGAAGACGTGAAGATGCGCCGTGACGTGCAGGAGATCTTCATGAAGCTGCCCAAGGAGAAGCAGGTGATGATGTTCTCTGCCACGATGACGGATGAGCTGCGCGATGTGGCGAAGAAGTTCATGAAGGACGCGACGGAGATTTACGTGGATCAGCGGGCAAAGCTGACCCTGCATGGCTTGGCGCAGTTCTACATGAACGTCACGGAGCCGGAGAAGACGCGCCGGCTGGCGGAGATCCTCGACGTTGTGGAGTTCAACCAGGCGATCATCTTCACATCCTCGGTCGAGCGCTGCGAGGCGCTGaaccgccagctgcagcagatgaAGTTCCCGTCGCAGGCCGTGCACTCCCGCATGAGCCAGgaggagcgcctgcgcgtgtaCGAGAGCTGCAAGGCGAACAACACCCGCATCATGGTCGCCACCGACCTCTtcggccgcggcgtcgactTCGACCGCATCAACCTCGTTGTGCAGTACGACATGGCCTCCGAGGCTGACAGCTACCTTCACCGAGTcggccgcgccggccgcTTCGGCACGAAGGGATTGACAATCGCCTTCATAACGACAGACGAGAAGGAGATCAAGCGCGAGAACCGCACCTACACGGATGGCGGCATCATGAAGGAAGTGCAGGAGCGCTTCGAGATGAAGGTCGAGGAGCTGACGGACATCAACACCCAGCTGAACGAGAACCAGTACATGAACAAGTAA